In Embleya scabrispora, the DNA window CACCGAGGTCGGCGACAGGGCCGACTCGTCCGTCGCTATTTCCGCCATCTTCCGCAGGGTCGCCGCGGCGGAGGAGGACGGCTTCAACGGTCGGGCCGGGATGAGCGATTCGAGCCCCTTGCCCAATCCCCTGCGTTGTCCGCTCATACTTCCTCCTTCGCCTTCGCCACACCGCGCAGCGCCATCTCCCGAGCCGCTTCAAGATACGACAACGCCCCGGTGGATCCCGGATCGTAGGTCATCACGGTCTGCCCGTAGCTGGGCGCCTCGGAGATGCGGACCGAACGCGGGATCGCGGTGGGCAACACCTCGTCCGGGAAGTGATCGCGCACCTCCTGGGCCACCTGCGAGGCCAACCGGGTCCGGGCGTCGTACATCGTCAGCAAAATCGTCGAGACGCCGAGGCTCGGGTTCAGGTGTGCGCGGACCAGTTCCACGTTGCGCAACAACTGGCCCAGCCCCTCCAGCGCGTAGTACTCGCACTGGATCGGGATGACCACCTCGGCGCCCGCGACGAGCGCGTTCACCGTCAGCAGACCGAGCGAGGGCGGACAGTCGATCAGGATGTAGTCCAGCGGCTGCTCGTAGGCGGCGATCGCGCGTTGCAGCCGGCTCTCCCGGGCGACCAGCGAGACGAGTTCGATCTCGGCCCCGGCGAGGTCGATCGTGGCCGGGGCACAGAACAGGCCCTCGACGTCGCGCACGGGCTGCACGACCTCGGCCAGGTCGCGGCCTTCGACCAGCACCTCGTAGATCGACGGCGTGCCGGCGTGATGGTCCACCCCGAGCGCGGTGGAGGCGTTGCCCTGGGGGTCGAGGTCTATCACCAGCACGCGCGCGCCGTGCATCGCCAGCGCGGCCGCGAGGTTCACGGTCGACGTGGTCTTGCCGACGCCGCCCTTCTGGTTCGCGACCACCATGACGCGGGTGCGCTCGGGGCGGGGCAATCCCTCCGAAGCGCGCCCCATCGTCTCCACGGCCTGTCTGGCCGCTCGGGCGATCGGGGTGTCTTCGATACCGGGCGCCTCTGTTTCACGTGAAACGTCGACGGCGGCACCCACACGGGGTGCCGGCATCGAGGCTGTCGGATACTCGGACGGCAACGGTCCACTCTCCTCTCCTGCCGCGGCGACATGGGAACTCGGGCCGACGGAATGACCACGCACTGCGGCGGCACCCTCAGAGGGTGTCACGTTCCGGCGCGCCTCATCAGGTGAGTAGAAGCGTTTCCACGGAAGGCGTTTCACGTGAAACACGATCCCGGGTGTGGTCGGGGGACGGCGTTCGCGACACACCCCGAGCGGGCAGGAACGGCGTTTCAGCCGTCCGGCCCAACCCCTGGGGCGAGTTCGCCTACTTGACCGGGCGGCGTCGGGCGGGCTTGGCGGTTCGGCGCGCCTTGGCCGCCTTCGACTCCCTGGGTGCCACGGTGCCGATCCGTACCCGGACGACGGTGGTCAGCGGATCCACGATCCCGGCACCCGCGTGCGCGACCGCCCACGACACCGCGCCGAGCTTGCGCAGGTCCGCCTCCGACTCCAGCAGTTCGTCGGCGGCCGAGTCGCCCTTGAGCGCCAACATCTCGCCGCCGGAGGCGAGCAGCGGCAGCCCCCATCCGGCGAGCTTGGCCAGCGGCGCCACCGCCCGCGCGGTGACCACGTCGGCCCAGGTACGCCCGCGCACCTCCTCGGCACGGCCCCGCAACACCCGTACGTTGTCCAGGCCCAGCTCGTCCACCACCTCGTCGAGGAACGTGGTGCGCCGCAGCAGCGGCTCGACGAGGGTGATCCGCAGGTCCGGACGGACCAGGGCGAGCGGAATGCCGGGCAGGCCACCGCCCGAACCGACGTCGTGCACGATCGCGTTCTCCGCGATCAATTCGGCGACCACCCCGCAGTTGAGCAGGTGCCGCTCCCAGAGCCGGCCGACCTCGCGCGGGCCGACCATGCCGCGGCGCACGCCGGGGCCGGCCAGCATGTCGGCATAGCGGATCGCGCGGTCGAGGTTGGCCCCGAAGAGCCGCCCTGCCGCTTCCGGAGCCTCGGGCGCGCGTTCGTCCGCCGGCGGGTCGGGGGTCGTGTCGTCCTGACGTTTCACGTGGAACATCATCCCAAGAACGGCGCCGGCCCCACCTGTGGTGCAGGTGGGGCCGGCGCGACGGTTGGCGGAAACGGATCCGGGGATCCGATCAGGCGGGCAGGACGACAACGCAGCGATTGGGCTCCTCGCCCTCCGACTCGCTGCGCAGTCCGGCCTCCGCGACGGTGTCGTGCACGACCTTGCGCTCGAACGGGGTCATCGGCTCGAGCTTGAGGGAGGTACCCGCGGCCTTGACCCGTTCCACCGCTTCGCCGGCGATCCGCGCCAGGTTCGCCCGCTTGGCGGCGCGGAACCCGTCCACGTCGAGCATCAGCCGGCTGCGCTCGCCGGTCTCCCGGTGCACCGCGAGTCGGGTCAGCTCCTGAAGGGCCTCCAGGACCTCACCGTCACGACCGACGAGGCGCTTGAGGTCGGCGCCGGAGGATTCGCTTTCCTCGCCCGCGATCACCGAGACCGACGCGCGCCCGCCCTCGACGTCCATGTCGATGTCGCCGTCGAGGTCGGCGATGTCGAGCAGGGCCTCCAGGTAGTCCGCGGCGATCTCACCCTCCTGTTCCAGACGGCTGATCTCCTCCGCGGTGAGCGTGATCCGACGCGACGCGGCGGGGAGGTCGACGGCGGGGGTCGTGCCTTCCGTCACAGGGGAACTCCTTTGTGGACGAGTGAGCGAGTCGTGGGGGTGGGCGGCGGCCGGCCCGTCGAGGGCGGTCACTTCTTCCTCGGGTGCTTCCGGCCCTGTGGCTGCCGGCGCGGACCGGCGTTGCGCGCACCGGAGTGCGGCGTCCGCGCGGTGGAGCCCTTGACCGCGCCGTTCGACCTGGCGGGTGTGCCGGAGCCGTTGCGCGTCGCGGTGTCGGCGTCGGCGCTCTCCTCGGCGTCGGCACCGGCCGCCTCCGCCTCGTCCCGGGCCCGAGCCTTGCGCTGCGACTTGGTCAGTCGGGTGGGCTGCTGGCGCCGGGCGGCCTGAGCCTTGATCTCGGCCTGCTGCGCGTCGTACTCCGCCTGGTCCATCAGCTTGCCGTCGGGCAGCAGCACCTTGCCCTGCTTGCGCGCCTTCTCCGCCAACTTCTCCTGCCGCACCTTGAACGCCGGGCTGCCGGGAGTGGGGTTGCGGTTGATCACGAACAGCTGCTGGCCCATCGTCCACACGTTGGTGGTGAGCCAGTAGACGAGCACACCGACGGGGAAGTTGATGCCGAAGACCGCGAACATGATCGGGAACGCGTACATCATCAGCTTCTGCTGCTTCGCGAACGGGTTGCCCACGAGCGAAGCGGGGTCGGTGTTCTTCGTCATCAGCTGGCGCTGGGTGAAGAACTGCGACCCGGACATCAGGATGATCATCACGACCGTGACGATGCGGACCGTGGTGAGGTCGGCTCCGAGGCTGGAGATCTTGCTCGCCGAGTCGGTGAACTTGGCGGCGATCGGCGCACCGAAGATGTGCGCCTGCTGGGCGCTGTTCACCAGGTCGCGGTCGATGACGCCGACCGTCCTGTTCTGCGACACCCGCTGGAGCACGTGGAACAGGGCGAAGAAGAACGGCGACTGCACCAGGATCGGAAGGCAGCTCGAGAGCGGGTTGGTGCCCGTCTCCTTGTAGAGCTTCATCATTTCCTGGGACTGCCGCTCGCGGTCGTCCTTGTACCGCTTCTGGACTTCCTTGATGCGCGGC includes these proteins:
- a CDS encoding protein jag, which gives rise to MTEGTTPAVDLPAASRRITLTAEEISRLEQEGEIAADYLEALLDIADLDGDIDMDVEGGRASVSVIAGEESESSGADLKRLVGRDGEVLEALQELTRLAVHRETGERSRLMLDVDGFRAAKRANLARIAGEAVERVKAAGTSLKLEPMTPFERKVVHDTVAEAGLRSESEGEEPNRCVVVLPA
- the yidC gene encoding membrane protein insertase YidC encodes the protein MGILNPLYTAVSWIIVQFHSLFSPIFGKNSGWSWGLSIVCLVVVIRICLIPLFVKQIKATRGLQALQPRIKEVQKRYKDDRERQSQEMMKLYKETGTNPLSSCLPILVQSPFFFALFHVLQRVSQNRTVGVIDRDLVNSAQQAHIFGAPIAAKFTDSASKISSLGADLTTVRIVTVVMIILMSGSQFFTQRQLMTKNTDPASLVGNPFAKQQKLMMYAFPIMFAVFGINFPVGVLVYWLTTNVWTMGQQLFVINRNPTPGSPAFKVRQEKLAEKARKQGKVLLPDGKLMDQAEYDAQQAEIKAQAARRQQPTRLTKSQRKARARDEAEAAGADAEESADADTATRNGSGTPARSNGAVKGSTARTPHSGARNAGPRRQPQGRKHPRKK
- the rsmG gene encoding 16S rRNA (guanine(527)-N(7))-methyltransferase RsmG; its protein translation is MFHVKRQDDTTPDPPADERAPEAPEAAGRLFGANLDRAIRYADMLAGPGVRRGMVGPREVGRLWERHLLNCGVVAELIAENAIVHDVGSGGGLPGIPLALVRPDLRITLVEPLLRRTTFLDEVVDELGLDNVRVLRGRAEEVRGRTWADVVTARAVAPLAKLAGWGLPLLASGGEMLALKGDSAADELLESEADLRKLGAVSWAVAHAGAGIVDPLTTVVRVRIGTVAPRESKAAKARRTAKPARRRPVK
- a CDS encoding ParA family protein; the protein is MPAPRVGAAVDVSRETEAPGIEDTPIARAARQAVETMGRASEGLPRPERTRVMVVANQKGGVGKTTSTVNLAAALAMHGARVLVIDLDPQGNASTALGVDHHAGTPSIYEVLVEGRDLAEVVQPVRDVEGLFCAPATIDLAGAEIELVSLVARESRLQRAIAAYEQPLDYILIDCPPSLGLLTVNALVAGAEVVIPIQCEYYALEGLGQLLRNVELVRAHLNPSLGVSTILLTMYDARTRLASQVAQEVRDHFPDEVLPTAIPRSVRISEAPSYGQTVMTYDPGSTGALSYLEAAREMALRGVAKAKEEV